In Williamsia phyllosphaerae, the DNA window CGGCGGTCATCGAGGCGCACGGCGTGGCCATCGAGTGGGCCACGGTCGCCACCATGGGCGGGACGGTCGTCGACACCTTCGGTCTGCGGTTGACCGAGGACTCCGCCGATCTGCGGTCGCGACTGTCCGACGCCGTCATCGCGGTGGTGCCACCCCCGGAGCCGCCGCGGGAGACCGACGACGAGCAGGGATCGTCCGGCGTGCCGATAGGGTAGGTCCATGTTCGATTCGCTGTCCGACCGGTTGACCGGGGCACTCAAAGACCTACGCGGCAAGGGCAAGCTGTCCGACGCCGACATCGACCGCACCTGCCGGGAGATCCGGCTCGCACTGCTCGACGCCGACGTGTCGCTGCCGGTGGTGCGTGGCTTCATCGCCCGGATCAAAGAGCGTGCCAAGGGTTCGGAGGTGTCGGGGGCACTCAACCCGGCGCAGCAGATCGTCAAGATCGTCAACGAGGAGCTCGTCGGGATCCTCGGTGGCGAGACGCGGCGCATCAACTTCGCCAAGACCCCGCCCACGGTCATCATGCTCGCCGGCCTGCAGGGTGCCGGTAAGACGACTCTCGCGGGCAAGCTGTCGGCGTGGCTCAAGAAGCAGGGACACACCCCGCTGCTGGTGGCCTGCGACCTGCAGCGCCCCGGTGCGGTCAGCCAGCTGCAGATCGTCGGTGAGCGCGCGAACACCCCGGTGTTCGCGCCGCACCCGGGGACGTCCATCGGGGGTGAGGGCGAGCTCGGGGTCAGCGCTGCCGATCCCGTCGAGGTGGCCCGCGCCGGTATCGCCGAGGCCCGCTCGAAGCAGCACGACATCGTCATCGTCGACACCGCAGGCCGTCTCGGCATCGACACCGAGCTGATGGCCCAGGCCGCGGGGATCCGCGACGCCGTGCAGCCCGACGAGATCCTGTTCGTCGTCGACGCGATGATCGGTCAGGACGCCGTCACCACCGCCGAGGCGTTCGCCGAGGGTGTCGGGTTCACCGGCGTCGTGCTGACCAAGCTCGACGGTGACGCGCGCGGTGGTGCCGCGCTGTCGGTCCGCGAGGTCACCGGCCGACCCATCATGTTCGCGTCGTCGGGCGAGAAGCTCGACGAGTTCGACACCTTCCACCCCGACCGCATGGCCAGCCGTATCCTCGGCATGGGCGACGTGCTCTCGCTGATCGAGCAGGCCGAGGAACACTGGGACGTCGCGCAGGCCGAGGCGACCGCGGCCAAGATCACCCAGGGTGAGCTGACCCTCGAGGACTTCCTCGAGCAGATGCTGATGATCCGCAAGATGGGGCCGATCGGGAACCTGCTCGGCATGCTGCCCGGTGCCGGTCAGATGAAGGACGCCCTGTCCCAGGTCGATGACAAACAACTCGACCGGGTCCAGGCGATCATCCGCGGCATGACCCCCGCCGAGCGCGACAACCCCAAGATCATCAACGCCTCACGCCGCCTGCGGATCGCGAACGGTTCCGGTGTCGCGGTCAGCGAGGTCAACCAACTCGTCGACCGGTTCTACGACGCCCGCAAGATGATGTCGCAGATGTCGGGCCGCATGGGCATGCCCGGCGGCAACCGGAACAACCGCAAGAAGGGCAAGAAGGGGAAGAAGGGTGGCCGCGGTCCCACGCCGCCCAAGAACCGCACCGGCATGCCGGGCATGCCCGCGGGCTTCCCGGACCTGTCGAACATGCCCGCCGGACTCGACCAGATCCCGCCCGGTCTCGAGGGGATCGACATCTCGCAGTTCCAGCCGCCGAAGAAGCGCGGCTGAGTCGTCATGCGGCGCCGATGACCTCGGACGTTCTGCACGTCCGGGGGCGGATCCCGGGAGTCGACGGGACCTCCGACGACCGTGAGGTCGACCTGTGGACCGTCGACGGACGAATCGTCGACGGCCCCGTCGCCGACGCGCAGACCGTCACGGGCGGGTGGATCGTCCCTGGGCTCGTCGACGCGCACAACCATGTCGGTATCGCGCCCGGCCTCGGTGTCACCATCGAGCGGGCACGCGGGTTCGCGCACGCCGACGCGAAGGCGGGCGCGCTGCTGATCCGGGAGGTCGGGTCACCGCTGGACACCCACCCGCTCGACAGCGATCCGCGCAGCCCGCAGTTCATCCGGGCG includes these proteins:
- the ffh gene encoding signal recognition particle protein, which encodes MFDSLSDRLTGALKDLRGKGKLSDADIDRTCREIRLALLDADVSLPVVRGFIARIKERAKGSEVSGALNPAQQIVKIVNEELVGILGGETRRINFAKTPPTVIMLAGLQGAGKTTLAGKLSAWLKKQGHTPLLVACDLQRPGAVSQLQIVGERANTPVFAPHPGTSIGGEGELGVSAADPVEVARAGIAEARSKQHDIVIVDTAGRLGIDTELMAQAAGIRDAVQPDEILFVVDAMIGQDAVTTAEAFAEGVGFTGVVLTKLDGDARGGAALSVREVTGRPIMFASSGEKLDEFDTFHPDRMASRILGMGDVLSLIEQAEEHWDVAQAEATAAKITQGELTLEDFLEQMLMIRKMGPIGNLLGMLPGAGQMKDALSQVDDKQLDRVQAIIRGMTPAERDNPKIINASRRLRIANGSGVAVSEVNQLVDRFYDARKMMSQMSGRMGMPGGNRNNRKKGKKGKKGGRGPTPPKNRTGMPGMPAGFPDLSNMPAGLDQIPPGLEGIDISQFQPPKKRG